Sequence from the Malaciobacter pacificus genome:
GTAAATGAAAATAATATAAATGCATTATTCTTTTTCAATTATGCAAATGTGAAAAAGGGCGTTTTTAAATTAGTTGGAAATTATGATGAAGTTTCAGGAAAATTAGTTTTTGAACCAAGAGAATGGATTCAAAGACCAAGTGGATATAGAACTGTAAGTATGGATGGTTTTGTAAAAGGTGACATATATTATGGAAAAATTACAACAGCAGGTTGTAGTAACTTTCAAGTAAAACTAGTTGACTAGTTTTACTTCTCAAAAACTCTAAAATACTTACCTTTAATCTTATTCTTGCTAAGTCCATTTAGGGCTTTATCTAGATACTGTTTTTCAACTGCTACATAAGAGCAAAAGTCCATAGAGTTTATCTTTCCTATAGCATCTTTTGGAAGTTCTATTCTAGTAATTTAGAGTATCACTAACTTTTAAATACTAATCCTCAGTGCCATATGTATTGGACTAATACATTTTCTTGATTTTTACAGTAATATCATATATAATATCACTATGAAAATAGTTTTAGATACAAATGTCTTAGTCTCAGCACTTTTTTCTCAAAATGGTTCATCAAATAAAGTTTTGATTTGGCTTTTTGAAAATAGCAAAAAAGTAAATGTTATATCAAATACATTAGTTAGTGAATATACTGATGTATTACTAAGAGAAGAAAATTTAAAACAATATGCAAATTTATCTAAAGCAGATATTGAAATGTTTTTGGATGATATTTGTTTGATTTCATATCATCAAAACATAAATTTTTTATGGAGACCTTTTTTAAAGGACATAAAAGATGATATGGTTTTAGAAGTTGCATTTAATTCTAGTGCAAATTATATAGTTACAAATAATACTAAAGATTTTAAAAATGTAGAGAAAAACTTTAATATTAAAGTTGTAACTACAAAAGAATTTTTAGAAATTATATAGGAGTAGAAATGAATTATTCTCTTAGAATTCCAGATTATTATAAGGAAGAATTAGAAAATTTAAAAGGTAATACATCTATGAATCAATTCATAGTAAATGCTATTGCAGAAAAAATTTCTGCACTTAAGACTGTTTCTGAGTTAGAAAAAAGAGCAAAAAAAGGTTCAAGAGAACACGCTTTAAAAATATTGAGAAATGCTCCCGATGTAGAAGCAAAAGAAGATAATTAGACTTTATCTTAAATCGTGATAGAGGAATCGCAAACATACCTATATGGTGAGAGTCAGAGTGGTGACTAAAGTTGTTTGTCCTCTATCCTCTTTTTTTATTTCTCAAAAACTCTAAAATACTTACCTTTAATCTTATTCTTGCTAAGTCCATTTAGTGCTTTATCTAAATACTGTTTTTCAACTGCTACATAAGAGCAAAAGTCCATAGAGTTTATCTTTCCTATGGCATCTTTTGGAAGACCAATACTAGCAGTTAGAGCTCCTAGTATATCACCAGCTCTTAGTTTGTGTTTTTTCCCACCATTTATAAATATACTTCTATATTCACTATCAATTTTAAAATCAGGGTTATCGTGGATATTTTCTATATTATCTTCAATAATATCATCAAAACACTCTTTTAGGTCTTGCACTTTATCGTCATCATCTTGAGTATAAAGTGAGATTGCAACTCCACCTTTTCCTGCTCTTGCAGTACGTCCTATTCTATGTGTGTGTACTTTTTCATCCCTTGCTAAATCATAGTTGATGACTAAGTCTATATCATCTATATGAAGTCCTCTTGAGGCTACATCTGTTGCTATTAGTATCGGGTATGATTTGTTTGCAAAGATTGTGATGATTTCATCTCTATCACGCTGTTCTAAATCAGAGTGAAGTGTAAGTACATCAAGTCCAAGCTTATCTAAATCATCAGCTAGTTCATCACACTTGATTTTCATATTACAAAATATCAGCGTAGTTTTTGCAGCATTTGAAGAGATGATTGAAGGTATTAGTGATGTTTTTATACTCTCATCACACTCATAAAACTTTTGAGTGATTTTTACTTTTTGTTCATCTTCAATTTCTACAAAAGTAGGGCTGTTTAGTATGTCGTTTGCTAGTTTTTCGATATTTTCTTCATAAGTTGCTGAAAATAGCATAGATTGTCTATTTTTAGGAAGTGCATCTATGATTTTACTAATATCTTCATAAAATCCCATATCAAGCATCTTATCAGCTTCATCTAGTACTAGTGTGTTTAGATTTTCAAAGTTGATATTATCTTCATCAATGTGTTTTAAAACTCTCCCTGGAGTTCCTACTATGATATGAGCACCATGATATAGTGAAGCAACTTGAGGTTTAAAAGGAACTCCACCTGTAAGAGTTAAAACTTTTACATTGTGAATATGTCTTGATAGTTTTCTAATCTCTAGTGCGATTTGATTTGCTAACTCTCTTGTTGGAGCTAATACTAGTGATTGGATTTTAAACTTTTTAACATCAAGTTTATTAACAAGAGGTATTCCAAAGGCTACAGTTTTACCAGAACCAGTCTTAGCTTTTGCTACCACGTCTTTGTTTTGTAAAGCTATTGGTAGTGATAGCTCTTGAATCTTTGTCATCTCTTTGAAGTTTAGAGATTGAAGATTTTTTAAAAAGCTATCTTCTAAGCCAAGTTTATTAAAATCCAAGTATTGCCTTTACTTTTTAATAGATATTATAGTGGTTTATCTTTTAAAAGCTTATTTTAGTAACTTAACAAACCTCTGTAATAACTGATTTGAATAACTAGTTTCGTTAACTTTTTCTAAAAGTTCATCTATATTGAAACCAAAGGTGATTAGTTCATTTTTTTGTTCTTCAATATAAGATTTCATAATATTTGAATTAAATTCAGGATGAAACTGAACTCCCCAAATTAAATTTGTAAATCTAACAATTTGGTGTTTGTCATGATCATTAAAACCTAATACTTTTGAACCTTTTGGTAGTTGTAATACACTTTGCATATGAGTTACATTTGCAAAAAAAGTATCGGGCATATTATTAAAAAGTAAGTCGTTTTCAATTTCCTTAGTTTTACAAATATAAACTGTACCTATTTCTTTTCCATTTGGATTATTTTGAACTACTCCCCCTAATGCTTTAGCTATTAATTGATGCCCATAACAAATTCCAAGAATAGGAATATCTTTTAGTGAAGCCTTTCTAATCCATTCTTCAGTATCTAAACTCCATTTTAAATTATCAGTAACCATAGCATGAGAACCAGTAATAATTACTCCTAAAGTATTATCAAAGTCAGGTAGTTTTTGATTATTTATTATGTCAATAGTTTCTATTATTGAGTTTGTATAAATAAAGTTTTTAATCCAATCATCAAAATCACCTAAAGTCTCTTTTGTATTTGCAAATGTATTTCCTACTTTAAAAATATAAAGTTTTTTCATCATATTCCTTTAGAAGTTTTTAAATTTTTGGAATTATAAGTTTATCATATGAAGAATATTTGTATTTAAATTTTTGTATATTTTTTACGGTTTTAAGATTGTATTAATTAAGTGATGTCTGATTTTTAATCAAGGAAGTAAAAAACTTCCTTAATGTATTATAATAGGTGTAGCACCTCTAGGGATTACTTCCCCAATAATTGAAGCATAACCATAAGTTAAGTCTTCCACTTCTTTTATGTACTCTTTTGCATCATTTGCATCCATAGCTATTAAAAGTCCTCCTGATGTTTGAGCATCACAGTACATAGTATAACAATCACTCGTAGGACACATGATAGTAGTTTTATCTTTTAGGTGTTTCATATTCTTTTTTGTTCCACCTGGGATTACACCTTCATCTGCTAGGTTTTGAGCATCAGCCATCACTGGAACATGACCGCAATTAATAGCAAATGATGTGAAATCATTTGTACACTCTAAAGCATGCCCAAGAAGTCCAAATCCTGTGATATCTGTACAAGAACTTATATCATACTTTCTAAGAAGTTTTGATGGTATGTAGTTTAGTGTTTCCATAACTTTTACTGCTTCATTTTTCGTAGATTCATTTAATAAATCACGTTTTATAGCAGTAGTTAAAACACCCATTCCAACAGGTTTTGTAAGAACTAATACATGTCCTATTTTTGCAGTATTATTTCTATATATTTTATTAGGATGAACAAGCCCACTAACTGAAAGTCCATAAAACATCTCAGGTGCTTCAATAGTGTGTCCACCCATTAGCAGACCTCCACACTCTTGAATCTTTTCATTTCCACCTCGAAGCATCTCTTTTAATACTTCTGTTCCATGGTTAGCTCTATCAAATCCTACGATATTTAGGGCAGTCTTTACTGTTGCTCCCATAGCAAATATATCTGATAGTGAATTTGCAGCTGCAATTTTCCCATAAACATAGGGATCATCCACAACTGGCGTAATAAAATCAAGTGTTTGTACTAGTGCTTTTTCATCATCAAGTTTATAAACCGATGAGTCATCACTACTATCAAAACCTACAAGTATGTCATTGTCGCATGGTACTAAGCTAATAATACTTTGTTTAAGATCACCCGGACCCAATTTAGCAGCTCAACCAGCAGCTTTGACAAACTTGGTTAATTTATATTCGTCGTTCATTTATCTTCCTGTTTAATTGTCATAATATTATACAGAAACGAGATTTAAAGGCAGGTTAAGATAGGTAAAAAATATTTTACCTTTTAAGTATTGTTTTATTAAAGCTATTATAGTATTTCAAAATATTTAAGTTCATAGGCCATAGTTATGGCAGATATAAAGTATGACTTATTACTTTATCTCAAGTAGAACATTTTACTATTTTGAGGTTTACCTTATGGAAAGAAGAACATTTCTTAAAACTACATCTTTAGTTTGTAGTGCTGCTGTTATTGCACCTAATATTGCTTTAGCTAATACAAAAACTAATCCTTTTGGAATTAAAGAAGGATTTAGAAAATTCTCAATTACAAATAATTATGAATTACCCAAAAGTGATGAGTTAGCTCAAGTTTGGATACCAGTTCCATTAGATTCAGAGTATCAAAAACTAGTTGATATCAAATATGAAGGAAACTTTAGTGAAGCTAAAATTGTACAAAATGATTACGACACAAAAGTTTTATATGTAACTTGGAAAAAAGGAACTGAAAAACCAGTTGTAAATGTAACTTTTGATGTATTATCAAATCAAACATTTAAAGATTTATCAAAAGCTAAAAATGATACAAACTATTCAGCTGAAATAAAAAAATATTTAGAGCCAACAAAACATATTCCAGTTACAGAAAAAATCACTGCTTTAGCAAATGATATTACAAAAGATGCTAAAACTCCACTTGAAAAAGCACAAGCTATTTATGATTGGACAGTTACTACAATGTACAGAGATAACTCAGTTGTAGGTTGTGGTATTGGTGATGCTGGAAAATCTTTAGAAGAGAAGATTTATGGTGGAAAATGTACAGATATTAGTTCAGTATTTGTTGCACTTTTAAGAAATGCTGGAATTCCTTCTAGAGAAGTATTTGGAATTAGAGCAGGTAAATCTAAGATTTCTAAAGTTTGTGGAAAAGCTGATGATAATGGTTTTGCAAAAATTACTGGTGGTCAACACTGTAGAGCAGAATTCTTTATAGCTGGTCTTGGTTGGGTTCCTGCTGATCCTGCAGATGTTACAAAAGTAAGATTAGGTGAAGATTTAACTAATGAATCAGAAAAAACAATTCAAACTAAAAATTTCATGTTTGGTGCTTGGGAAATGAACTGGGTTGCATTTAACTATGCTAGAGATTTTGTATTAAATCCAAAACCAACTCAATACCCATTAAATATGTTAGGTTATCCATATGCAGAAATTGGAGAAGATGCACAAGACTATTATAATGCAAAAGCTTTTGCATATAGTTATACTTCTACTGAGAGAGCATGAGAAAAATAAACCTCCCAATAATCGGTGCAGTTTTTACTGCACTATTATCGACACTATGTTGTTTACCGGCTTTTTTATTTATATTCTTTGGAATTTCTAGTGGAGTTTTAACTTATTTTACTACATTAGAATATTTGAGAGTTCCTATGGCTATAGTGACTGTTGGGTTGTTTATATTTGCATTTATTACTCTTCGAAAAAAGATTTCTTGCGAATGCTCAAAGAAAGAAAAAACAAAACAATATTTGATTTTTTCTACTTTTTTTATTTTTTTATCTGGATTACTTTTTTATCCAGAAATTATACCTATGTTTATGGACTAATATTATGAAAATATTTTTATCACTTTTATTACTATCTTCTATTTTATTTGCAGAAAAAATTTCTATTTTCAAAGTTGAGGGGATGCACTGTCCTTTATGTACAACTGCTGTTAAAAAAGCTGTAAGAAAATTAGATGGAGTACAAAAAGCTAGTGCAAGATTAAATAACAAAGAAGTAAAAGTTATCTATGATGAAACAAAAGTTTCAATAAATGATATTTTAAAAGCAATAAAAACAACTTCATACGAAGGTATCGAAATATCTACAAACAATCATACAAAGTAGTTTAAATATTTTCTAAGGCACTTTCATTAAATCTATAAGTTTTATGTTGTGTTTTTACTAAGATCTCTTTTTGAGCTAATTCTTTAAAAAGTTTTATTAACGTTGGTTTTGATATAGAAAACTTTTCCATAATATCACTATATGAAGCGATAAATTGATTATCAACATCTAAATTATTTATAATGTATTTTACAATATCAACTTGCTTACTATCTGTTATAGCTGATATTGTTTTAATTACATTTTCATTTTTCCTTATCTCTTTTTCTTGAACTACTGGAAGCAAAACATCATGTAAACTATTTAATAGTTCTTTTATATTTATAGGCTTTACAATATAGTTTTCAACTTTTAATTTTATTGCTTCAAGTAAATAGTTGGTATCTGTGTGAGCTGTTGTCAAAATAGTAGGAATGTTTATATCTTTCTCTTTTAAATATTTTAAGAAATCAATTCCATTTTCATTTTCAAGTAATATATCAGATATAATTACATCGACTTTTTTATTTAATAAAACGTCTAAAGCCTCTTTAGTATTTTCAACAGAATAGATTTTATTCACAAAATCTTCTAAGACATCAGTTGTATGCTTTAATAAACTTTTATCATCCTCTAGATATAAAACATTAAAATTATGTAAAATATTTAAATCTTTATTGCTCATTTATTTCCTCGTTATTGTCATTTTCTATTGGTAGTTTTATAGTAAATAAAGTACATTTATAGTTTTTATCATTTTTAATTTTATGATTAATATTTTTACAAGAAATTGCACCATTCATATGTCTTTCAATAATCTGTTTTGACATATACAATCCAATACCTGTTCCAGCACTTTTATACTTTGTTGTATAATATGGCTCGAAAACTTTTGAAATAACCTCTTTAGGTATTCCTCCACCATTATCAATAATATTTATAATAGCTTCATTTTTGTATTTACTTACTACAATTTTTATAATTCTATCATTTTTGTCAACATTAGTAGCTAAAGCATCTTTTGAATTTGAGATAAGATTTAAAAAAACATGTGATAGCTCATTATAGTAACTATTTATTTTAATATCTTTTTTCATACTAAGTTCAATATGAATATTCTCTTTTGTTAATATATATTTTGAAAGTTCAATTGAGTGTTCGATGCATTTTCTTAAATCAAAACTGCTTTTTGATTTATCAGGATTGAAAAAGTTTTTAAAATCATCTAGTGTTGTTGACATATTATCTGCTAAAAGTAGGGCATCATTTACTTTATCTTCCACAAAATCATAAGTTAATTTTCCCATATTCATTTTAGTTTGGAAACTTTGAATAATCATCGTTATTGAACCAAGTGGCTGTCTCCATTGGTGGGCAATATTATTTAGCATTTCACCCATACTTGCAAGCTTTGCTTGTTGGGTCATTATCATATCTTTTTTTCTATTTTGAGCAACTTCTTTAGAAATTTTTATCTCTAAATAGTTATTTAGTTCTGTTAACTCTTTAGTTTTATCTTCAACTTTTTGCTCCAATGAATTGTGTAGTTTTTTAAAGTTGTTGATAATAAACAGTGTTAAGAAAATAGAGAATAAAAACACGAAGAAAATCGTTATAAATGAAAAAATGATAATAATATTAAAAATTTTATCAGTTTTCCTTTTTTCATTTAAAGCTATAGATAAATCATAGTTAATTAAACTTGTAATATAAATATTTAAACCATTTACTTGTAAATTTATCTCAGAAAAATATTTTTTAGAAGTGTCTAAACTATTTAAAATACTTTTGATAGTAATCATCTTTTTATCGATATTATTCATAATACTATCTTTCAAGATTTTATTTTCATTTGATGCTTGATTTTCTAACATAAATTTTTTGATAAAATTAGATATTAGATTATCTTGTTCTAAAATATTTATTTTTTTATAGTCATTCCAGTTTTTATTAATAAGTTGTTCACCTAATTGTAAAACCTCTTTTGCTTGTTTGTAAGATAGATTTTTATTCTCTAAGTCTTTTAGTGTTTCTTGAATGTTTACCTTGTAAGTATCTTTTATATTTTCTAGTTTTATAAGTGAAGTTGTTCTTTTATCAAATAAAACATCAAAATCTTGTTTGATTGTAAAAATAGATATTTGAAAAAGTATAATAATAGAAATCATACCCCCAGCTATAATAAAAACTAAAAAAGAGGTTTTATAAGAAAATTTTAGGTTGTCAAAATAACTTGTGATTTTATTAAAGCTATTTTTCATAATCTATCTCTTTAAATTTATTATCGTATTCAAACAAATATACTTTATTTAAAAGCTGATTGTTTTTATATTGTATATCTATACCATCAAATAAACTTTTATATGTAGTTTTTAAAGTAAGAACTAATTTATCTCTTGTTCTTTCTCCTTTAATTCTATTAAGTGAATTTACTAATACTTTTGCTGCTAAAAAAGCTTCAAGTGATATAAATCCTAACTCTTCATTTGGATAGTATTTTTTCATTAGTTTTTGATATTGTTTAATCTCTTCTATATTTGTATTGTCATAGTGAGGTACAACTTGAGAAAAAAGAAGATTTGATGTGTCTGAATTAAGTTTTTTCAACTCATTAATTGTAGCATTAGCATCTCCAAACGATATTGTACAAAAAAATGTATTTTTAAAATCATCATTCTCTTTTGCTTTTTTTATAAAAAGTGCATTAGCTCTATTAGCCCCAATAAGCATTATAACTTCAGGTTTGGCATCTTTTATCTCATTAAAAGCATGACTTATAGATAAGGTATTTCTTTTATATGTTCCCTCAGCACTTAAACTAAGTTTTCTTTTTTCTAAGGATTGAATTATAGATACATAACCTTCTTCACCATAATCATCATTTTGATAAAAAACTGCAAATTTAGTTAAGTTTTTCTTTTTATATAAGTATTCAATTATTGTTTCAATTTCATTTTGATATGAAGTTCTAAAATTAATTATATTTTCATTGCGAGTATCTCTTAAAAATGAAGCTCCAGTAAAAGGTGCAAAAAGAGGTATATGATTGTCTTCAAGAATTGGTAAAATTGATTTAACTGTTGGCGTTCCAACTAATCCAAAAAGAGCATAAATATCCTCTTTATAAACAAGTCTTTTTATATTTTCTTGAGTTAGTTCAGGTTCATATTTATCATCATAAGTGATAAATTTTATAGTTTTATCACCAAGTATTTTATTTTCATTAGCAAATTTAAAATAAGCATTTGCACCATTAACAACTGATTTCCCCCAATCTTTTGTAATACCTGTTTTAGGTAAGGAAGAACCAATTTTTATCTCTTTACTTGTGAAAACATCATCT
This genomic interval carries:
- a CDS encoding DbpA RNA binding domain-containing protein — its product is MTRIELPKDAIGKINSMDFCSYVAVEKQYLDKALNGLSKNKIKGKYFRVFEK
- a CDS encoding putative toxin-antitoxin system toxin component, PIN family — its product is MKIVLDTNVLVSALFSQNGSSNKVLIWLFENSKKVNVISNTLVSEYTDVLLREENLKQYANLSKADIEMFLDDICLISYHQNINFLWRPFLKDIKDDMVLEVAFNSSANYIVTNNTKDFKNVEKNFNIKVVTTKEFLEII
- a CDS encoding CopG family transcriptional regulator; amino-acid sequence: MNYSLRIPDYYKEELENLKGNTSMNQFIVNAIAEKISALKTVSELEKRAKKGSREHALKILRNAPDVEAKEDN
- the dbpA gene encoding ATP-dependent RNA helicase DbpA, giving the protein MDFNKLGLEDSFLKNLQSLNFKEMTKIQELSLPIALQNKDVVAKAKTGSGKTVAFGIPLVNKLDVKKFKIQSLVLAPTRELANQIALEIRKLSRHIHNVKVLTLTGGVPFKPQVASLYHGAHIIVGTPGRVLKHIDEDNINFENLNTLVLDEADKMLDMGFYEDISKIIDALPKNRQSMLFSATYEENIEKLANDILNSPTFVEIEDEQKVKITQKFYECDESIKTSLIPSIISSNAAKTTLIFCNMKIKCDELADDLDKLGLDVLTLHSDLEQRDRDEIITIFANKSYPILIATDVASRGLHIDDIDLVINYDLARDEKVHTHRIGRTARAGKGGVAISLYTQDDDDKVQDLKECFDDIIEDNIENIHDNPDFKIDSEYRSIFINGGKKHKLRAGDILGALTASIGLPKDAIGKINSMDFCSYVAVEKQYLDKALNGLSKNKIKGKYFRVFEK
- a CDS encoding glutamine amidotransferase — its product is MKKLYIFKVGNTFANTKETLGDFDDWIKNFIYTNSIIETIDIINNQKLPDFDNTLGVIITGSHAMVTDNLKWSLDTEEWIRKASLKDIPILGICYGHQLIAKALGGVVQNNPNGKEIGTVYICKTKEIENDLLFNNMPDTFFANVTHMQSVLQLPKGSKVLGFNDHDKHQIVRFTNLIWGVQFHPEFNSNIMKSYIEEQKNELITFGFNIDELLEKVNETSYSNQLLQRFVKLLK
- the selD gene encoding selenide, water dikinase SelD; translation: MNDEYKLTKFVKAAGUAAKLGPGDLKQSIISLVPCDNDILVGFDSSDDSSVYKLDDEKALVQTLDFITPVVDDPYVYGKIAAANSLSDIFAMGATVKTALNIVGFDRANHGTEVLKEMLRGGNEKIQECGGLLMGGHTIEAPEMFYGLSVSGLVHPNKIYRNNTAKIGHVLVLTKPVGMGVLTTAIKRDLLNESTKNEAVKVMETLNYIPSKLLRKYDISSCTDITGFGLLGHALECTNDFTSFAINCGHVPVMADAQNLADEGVIPGGTKKNMKHLKDKTTIMCPTSDCYTMYCDAQTSGGLLIAMDANDAKEYIKEVEDLTYGYASIIGEVIPRGATPIIIH
- a CDS encoding transglutaminase domain-containing protein, producing MERRTFLKTTSLVCSAAVIAPNIALANTKTNPFGIKEGFRKFSITNNYELPKSDELAQVWIPVPLDSEYQKLVDIKYEGNFSEAKIVQNDYDTKVLYVTWKKGTEKPVVNVTFDVLSNQTFKDLSKAKNDTNYSAEIKKYLEPTKHIPVTEKITALANDITKDAKTPLEKAQAIYDWTVTTMYRDNSVVGCGIGDAGKSLEEKIYGGKCTDISSVFVALLRNAGIPSREVFGIRAGKSKISKVCGKADDNGFAKITGGQHCRAEFFIAGLGWVPADPADVTKVRLGEDLTNESEKTIQTKNFMFGAWEMNWVAFNYARDFVLNPKPTQYPLNMLGYPYAEIGEDAQDYYNAKAFAYSYTSTERA
- a CDS encoding heavy-metal-associated domain-containing protein — protein: MKIFLSLLLLSSILFAEKISIFKVEGMHCPLCTTAVKKAVRKLDGVQKASARLNNKEVKVIYDETKVSINDILKAIKTTSYEGIEISTNNHTK
- a CDS encoding response regulator, producing MSNKDLNILHNFNVLYLEDDKSLLKHTTDVLEDFVNKIYSVENTKEALDVLLNKKVDVIISDILLENENGIDFLKYLKEKDINIPTILTTAHTDTNYLLEAIKLKVENYIVKPINIKELLNSLHDVLLPVVQEKEIRKNENVIKTISAITDSKQVDIVKYIINNLDVDNQFIASYSDIMEKFSISKPTLIKLFKELAQKEILVKTQHKTYRFNESALENI
- a CDS encoding sensor histidine kinase; amino-acid sequence: MKNSFNKITSYFDNLKFSYKTSFLVFIIAGGMISIIILFQISIFTIKQDFDVLFDKRTTSLIKLENIKDTYKVNIQETLKDLENKNLSYKQAKEVLQLGEQLINKNWNDYKKINILEQDNLISNFIKKFMLENQASNENKILKDSIMNNIDKKMITIKSILNSLDTSKKYFSEINLQVNGLNIYITSLINYDLSIALNEKRKTDKIFNIIIIFSFITIFFVFLFSIFLTLFIINNFKKLHNSLEQKVEDKTKELTELNNYLEIKISKEVAQNRKKDMIMTQQAKLASMGEMLNNIAHQWRQPLGSITMIIQSFQTKMNMGKLTYDFVEDKVNDALLLADNMSTTLDDFKNFFNPDKSKSSFDLRKCIEHSIELSKYILTKENIHIELSMKKDIKINSYYNELSHVFLNLISNSKDALATNVDKNDRIIKIVVSKYKNEAIINIIDNGGGIPKEVISKVFEPYYTTKYKSAGTGIGLYMSKQIIERHMNGAISCKNINHKIKNDKNYKCTLFTIKLPIENDNNEEINEQ
- a CDS encoding ABC transporter substrate-binding protein; protein product: MLKRVPIIIFILLIFFYYFKDDVFTSKEIKIGSSLPKTGITKDWGKSVVNGANAYFKFANENKILGDKTIKFITYDDKYEPELTQENIKRLVYKEDIYALFGLVGTPTVKSILPILEDNHIPLFAPFTGASFLRDTRNENIINFRTSYQNEIETIIEYLYKKKNLTKFAVFYQNDDYGEEGYVSIIQSLEKRKLSLSAEGTYKRNTLSISHAFNEIKDAKPEVIMLIGANRANALFIKKAKENDDFKNTFFCTISFGDANATINELKKLNSDTSNLLFSQVVPHYDNTNIEEIKQYQKLMKKYYPNEELGFISLEAFLAAKVLVNSLNRIKGERTRDKLVLTLKTTYKSLFDGIDIQYKNNQLLNKVYLFEYDNKFKEIDYEK